The DNA region ACCAGCACTGAATTGCTTGAATCGATTTGTGATGAATTTTCTATTGAGTATCAAACGCCAGCTAGTTTGAAGACATTGACCCAATCGATTTATCAATACTTACTTAATAATCATGCTCAAGGGATACAAACTTTACTGCTAATCGATGAAGCCCAGCACTTATCGGCAGATGTTTTGGAGCAATTACGTTTATTGACTAATCTTGAGACAGAAAGTCAAAAATTGTTACGAGTGCTATTGATAGGGCAGCCTGAATTACAATACAAGTTACAAACGGAAGAATTGAGACAGTTAGCACAACGTATTACAGGGCGATATCATCTATTGCCATTAACCTCTCAAGAAGTGGCTCAATACATTCAATTTAGATTGCAAGTGGCAGGGTGTCGTTATGATGTGTTTTCAGGGAAAGCGATAAAGCTGATTGCAAAGCATACTCAAGGTGTTCCTAGGTTGATTAACTTAGTGTGTGATAAGTGTATGCTTTATGCTTATTACGGTGGTGAAGCATCAGTTTCTGGTGACATCGCAGACAAAGCTTGTGAAGATATTATGACGTTTCAGCGACCGATAGGCAGTCATAACCCCCTTGCACACAGTGGCGTGCATTCTCCTGATAGCTTTTTAAAACCAGCGGTGCCTTACCTTTTAAGTCTTGCTATTGGTATTGCGTTAGCTGTTGGTGCTTGGATTGTTGTGCCACGGTTTATATCAGTGCCGGAATTCATATCAGAAGTTAATACTGTTTCTTCTGAGCATAGAGTGTTGTCTGAGGTTGATTCTTCTGAATCTTTGTCGGTGGACTCGCCAACATTGATGAACCAGATATCAGAACATCGCCAAAGTTTGCCGACAGCAGGTGTAAGTAAAGAGGATGATTTATCCCGTGTTGATGAAGTGATATTGCCTTTTGTTTACCAAAGTCATAATCCTATTGTAGCAATGCAAACATTGTTTTCTTTATGGGGCTATCAAGTCTCTAGCCATGAAGCGAATTGCCGAGATGCAGAAAGAGGTGAATTATATTGTTATCAGCAAAGCGGTAATATTTCTAATTTAGCGATCATTAATCGCCCTGCGATGTTGACGTTACAAGATCAATATAGAACGTATTTTTCGGTATTGTATCGTCTGACGGATAGCCATGCTCAATTATTATTGGCAGGTAAGCGAGTCGAAGTGCCTATTGAGTGGTTGAAGCAACACTGGACTGGTGAATACCAACTTTTGTGGCACAGTGACATGGCGGGACAAACCTTGAAACTTCATTCGCAAGGTGATGAAGTTGTTAAATTGAATCGTTCATTATCTCAAGTTCTTGGTGAGCCTTTAGGTACTAAAGATCGCTTTGATCAAACAGTGAAGGCTAAAGTGGAAGCCTTTCAAATGTGGCAAGGGATCAATGTGGATGGTATTGCTGGTAAAGAAACACTCATGCTGTTAGATAGTTATGTGAATGAAAACGCCCCTGTGATTGTGGCGAAACAAGACAGTGGGGTAAATAAATAATGTCAGAAGTTATGAAAGCTTTACAGCAATCAGAGCAAGCTTATCAAGCGCAATCGATGCCTAAATCCTCAAGTGGATATCAGCATTACAAGCAACCTAAGTCGTTTAATCAAGGGCTGATTGTGCTAGTGATTTGTGCGCCGATTTTGTTGGTCCTCGCGTTTTTGTTTTATCACCAAAAGATAAATAAACCAGTGCTGTTTGTTGA from Vibrio casei includes:
- a CDS encoding ExeA family protein gives rise to the protein MYKDFFGLSELPFTIVPSSRYIFLSARHREAMNHLQAGLGGGGGFALLTGEVGTGKTTVSKALLSVLDANIKTGLILNPTYTSTELLESICDEFSIEYQTPASLKTLTQSIYQYLLNNHAQGIQTLLLIDEAQHLSADVLEQLRLLTNLETESQKLLRVLLIGQPELQYKLQTEELRQLAQRITGRYHLLPLTSQEVAQYIQFRLQVAGCRYDVFSGKAIKLIAKHTQGVPRLINLVCDKCMLYAYYGGEASVSGDIADKACEDIMTFQRPIGSHNPLAHSGVHSPDSFLKPAVPYLLSLAIGIALAVGAWIVVPRFISVPEFISEVNTVSSEHRVLSEVDSSESLSVDSPTLMNQISEHRQSLPTAGVSKEDDLSRVDEVILPFVYQSHNPIVAMQTLFSLWGYQVSSHEANCRDAERGELYCYQQSGNISNLAIINRPAMLTLQDQYRTYFSVLYRLTDSHAQLLLAGKRVEVPIEWLKQHWTGEYQLLWHSDMAGQTLKLHSQGDEVVKLNRSLSQVLGEPLGTKDRFDQTVKAKVEAFQMWQGINVDGIAGKETLMLLDSYVNENAPVIVAKQDSGVNK